Proteins from one Haliaeetus albicilla chromosome 4, bHalAlb1.1, whole genome shotgun sequence genomic window:
- the KAZN gene encoding kazrin isoform X3: protein MKEMLTKDLEETHGSKSPEVLSATELKVQLAQKEQELARAKEALQAMKADRKRLKAEKTDLVSQMQQLYATLESREEQLRDFIRNYEQHRKESEDAVKALAKEKDLLEREKWELRRQAKEATDHASALRSQLDLKDNRMKELEAELAMAKQSLATLTKDVPKRHSLAMPGETVLNGNQEWVMQADLPLTAAIRQSQQTLYHSHPQHSADRQAVRVSPCHSRQPSIISDASAAEGDRSSTPSDINSPRHRTHSLCNGDSPGPVQKNLHNPIVQSLEDLEDQKRKKKKEKMGFGSISRVFARGKQRKSLDPGLFDGTAPDYYIEEDADW from the exons ATGAAGGAAATGCTGACAAAAGACTTGGAGGAGACGCACGGCAGCAAGTCGCCGGAGGTGCTCTCGGCCACCGAGCTGAAGGTGCAGCTGGCGcagaaggagcaggagctggcGCGCGCCAAGGAGGCTCTGCAGG CCATGAAAGCCGACCGCAAACGCTTGAAGGCAGAGAAGACGGACCTGGTGAGCCAGATGCAGCAGCTGTACGCCACACTGGAGAGCCGCGAGGAGCAGCTCCGCGACTTCATCAGGAACTACGAGCAGCACAGGAAA GAGAGCGAGGATGCAGTGAAAGCCCTGGCAAAAGAGAAGGACCTTCTGGAGCGGGAGAAGTGGGAGCTGCGGCGGCAAGCCAAGGAGGCGACGGACCACGCCAGCGCCCTCCGCTCCCAGCTCGACCTGAAAGACAACCGCATGAAGGAGCTGGAGGCTGAGCTGGCCATG gccaagcagtccctcGCCACCCTGACCAAGGACGTCCCCAAGCGTCACTCCTTGGCTATGCCGGGCGAGACGGTGCTGAACGGCAACCAGGAGTGGGTGATGCAGGCTGACCTCCCGCTGACGGCCGCCATCCGGCAGAGCCAGCAGACCCTCTACCACTCGCACCCCCAGCACTCGGCGGACCGGCAAG CGGTCAGAGTGAGTCCCTGTCATTCCCGGCAGCCATCCATCATCTCCGACGCTTCCGCGGCCGAGGGCGACCGGTCGTCCACGCCGAGCGACATCAACTCGCCCCGGCATCGAACGCACTCGCTCTGCAAC GGGGACAGTCCTGGACCGGTACAGAAGAACTTGCACAACCCAATTGTACAG TCTCTAGAGGACCTGGAAGACCAAAAAcggaaaaagaagaaagagaagatgggCTTTGGCTCCATCTCCAGGGTGTTCGCCCGGGGGAAGCAGCGCAAGTCCCTCGACCCTGGCCTCTTCGACGGTACGGCCCCTGACTACTACATCGAGGAGGATGCGGACTGGTGA
- the KAZN gene encoding kazrin isoform X1, with amino-acid sequence MAGEPGIISAAGRAPGSCAALCSRGGEENARPFQAPVPRTLARRRAKPLLCRRHIGPGETRRPARGQIPGAGSTRRASVPCRGGACPPGDPPTPGTPQRCRSPAMKSEQEESKPGTCRCEHGFPPRSAYCSGPRGRRGATGDEARGRVLCPCVAHAALLREEVAQLQEEVHLLRQMKEMLTKDLEETHGSKSPEVLSATELKVQLAQKEQELARAKEALQAMKADRKRLKAEKTDLVSQMQQLYATLESREEQLRDFIRNYEQHRKESEDAVKALAKEKDLLEREKWELRRQAKEATDHASALRSQLDLKDNRMKELEAELAMAKQSLATLTKDVPKRHSLAMPGETVLNGNQEWVMQADLPLTAAIRQSQQTLYHSHPQHSADRQAVRVSPCHSRQPSIISDASAAEGDRSSTPSDINSPRHRTHSLCNGDSPGPVQKNLHNPIVQSLEDLEDQKRKKKKEKMGFGSISRVFARGKQRKSLDPGLFDGTAPDYYIEEDADW; translated from the exons ATGGCCGGCGAGCCGGGAATCATTTCCGCCGCCGGCCGGGCTCCCGGTTCCTGCGCGGCCCTTTGCTCCCGGGGCGGCGAGGAGAACGCTCGCCCGTTCCAGGCCCCTGTCCCACGCACCTTGGCTCGGCGGCGGGCAAAGCCACTCCTCTGCCGGCGTCACATCGGGCCAGGGGAAACTCGGCGACCGGCGAGAGGTCAAATTCCCGGCGCAGGTAGCACCCGCCGTGCTTCCGTGCCGTGCCGGGGAGGAGCCTGCCCACCCGGGGACCCCCCgaccccggggaccccccaACGCTGCCGTTCCCCCGCCATGAAGTCggagcaggaggagagcaaGCCGGGGACGTGCCGCTGCGAGCACGGCTTTCCTCCGCGCTCGGCCTATTGTTCGGGTCCTCGGGGACGGCGAGGGGCGACGGGGGACGAGGCTCGCGGCAGGGTGCTGTGCCCCTGCGTAGCCCACGCAG cgCTGCTGCGGGAGGAGGTGgcccagctgcaggaggaggttCACCTGCTCCGGCAAATGAAGGAAATGCTGACAAAAGACTTGGAGGAGACGCACGGCAGCAAGTCGCCGGAGGTGCTCTCGGCCACCGAGCTGAAGGTGCAGCTGGCGcagaaggagcaggagctggcGCGCGCCAAGGAGGCTCTGCAGG CCATGAAAGCCGACCGCAAACGCTTGAAGGCAGAGAAGACGGACCTGGTGAGCCAGATGCAGCAGCTGTACGCCACACTGGAGAGCCGCGAGGAGCAGCTCCGCGACTTCATCAGGAACTACGAGCAGCACAGGAAA GAGAGCGAGGATGCAGTGAAAGCCCTGGCAAAAGAGAAGGACCTTCTGGAGCGGGAGAAGTGGGAGCTGCGGCGGCAAGCCAAGGAGGCGACGGACCACGCCAGCGCCCTCCGCTCCCAGCTCGACCTGAAAGACAACCGCATGAAGGAGCTGGAGGCTGAGCTGGCCATG gccaagcagtccctcGCCACCCTGACCAAGGACGTCCCCAAGCGTCACTCCTTGGCTATGCCGGGCGAGACGGTGCTGAACGGCAACCAGGAGTGGGTGATGCAGGCTGACCTCCCGCTGACGGCCGCCATCCGGCAGAGCCAGCAGACCCTCTACCACTCGCACCCCCAGCACTCGGCGGACCGGCAAG CGGTCAGAGTGAGTCCCTGTCATTCCCGGCAGCCATCCATCATCTCCGACGCTTCCGCGGCCGAGGGCGACCGGTCGTCCACGCCGAGCGACATCAACTCGCCCCGGCATCGAACGCACTCGCTCTGCAAC GGGGACAGTCCTGGACCGGTACAGAAGAACTTGCACAACCCAATTGTACAG TCTCTAGAGGACCTGGAAGACCAAAAAcggaaaaagaagaaagagaagatgggCTTTGGCTCCATCTCCAGGGTGTTCGCCCGGGGGAAGCAGCGCAAGTCCCTCGACCCTGGCCTCTTCGACGGTACGGCCCCTGACTACTACATCGAGGAGGATGCGGACTGGTGA